A region of Elusimicrobiota bacterium DNA encodes the following proteins:
- a CDS encoding TMEM165/GDT1 family protein, giving the protein MEWKIFFTVFGTVFLAELGDKTQLATLLFSANPNVNKILVFAAAASALTATSALGVLGGTLLAKHINERHLSILAGSAFLLIGGWTLVKALRG; this is encoded by the coding sequence ATGGAATGGAAAATATTTTTTACCGTTTTCGGGACCGTATTCTTGGCGGAACTGGGAGACAAAACTCAGTTGGCCACCCTCCTTTTTTCCGCCAACCCCAACGTCAACAAGATCCTCGTTTTCGCCGCCGCCGCCTCGGCCCTCACCGCGACCTCGGCTCTTGGCGTGTTGGGGGGAACGCTCCTCGCCAAACACATCAACGAACGGCACCTGTCTATCTTGGCGGGAAGCGCGTTCCTCCTTATCGGAGGGTGGACGCTGGTGAAAGCCCTCCGAGGCTAG
- a CDS encoding sulfatase-like hydrolase/transferase, which translates to MTRWPGPRGSLVLLQRWVLASGRDVVATTRESILSVESRSGAAVFVGLWVLGILQSGPWRILGPDLGGEILPTARAWFTGRLVLFQAVLLGTHLLAGVLWGVTVQNAWAFLSGFWPRLKAERLKSWVVAGATGALTLWAHGLLLARDLGRHPALYQETFLDRGGFPGWVQELAAVRAPRVCGALALVFAGTLVLLAGLRLIQRLYSWFLAFSRPTRVAIGVLGSALVLFGAGLRFVVWTQTGRNAGPNLLLISVDGLRAESLKAPDGPDPSPLGRMVRSARVLTRTVPPSTDLVPSLATVLTGRSPLTHGLRHDFPAAQDVAGPLGSLPAFLRENGWWTEFRADGPCGFLGRMAEEFDNARVPASGLWPRLAGRWVERSPHLLPYLSGRLGRRFPFLLGSPLFADSDLLSEEVGGVIESLASKKKFFLWVHFSSPGPLTAVVSPRAAFRLRPGVPGFFRRPGDGRLDRPLTEAEWKTVRRLYEANVAVLDESIARLLQSLADRRLDQTTAVILWSARALPLTAAEEADAWSLKGPALFGAPFLAEDTALRRGGRRTVRLGRAVDVAPTAAFLLDLPAPSGWEGIPLLRGLPAGEPGIVYAETPTPFLASALSTPTRPDTFPPPLVDLLVEDREAPGHLRLDPAWEDGALVFRDRLMQMGDERILYHPGPNRVSFEYFQLNLDPEARRNLAGTPLGRARVRELREVLFRHLNRESGWRPQNDYWIPEAFLRERREAVDEER; encoded by the coding sequence ATGACGAGGTGGCCTGGGCCGCGGGGTTCGCTGGTCCTTCTGCAACGGTGGGTTCTGGCCAGCGGTCGCGACGTGGTGGCGACCACCCGCGAGTCGATCCTCTCGGTGGAAAGCCGGTCCGGCGCCGCCGTTTTTGTCGGTCTTTGGGTGCTGGGGATCCTTCAATCGGGTCCCTGGCGGATCTTAGGCCCCGATTTGGGCGGGGAGATTCTTCCGACGGCGCGGGCGTGGTTCACAGGCCGTTTGGTCCTCTTTCAGGCCGTTCTCTTAGGGACCCACCTCCTCGCGGGCGTTCTTTGGGGCGTCACGGTTCAAAACGCCTGGGCCTTTCTGAGTGGGTTCTGGCCCCGACTCAAAGCAGAGCGGTTGAAATCCTGGGTGGTGGCCGGGGCGACGGGGGCTCTCACTCTGTGGGCCCATGGGCTTCTGCTGGCCCGGGACTTAGGGCGACATCCGGCGCTGTACCAAGAAACATTTTTAGACCGGGGCGGGTTTCCCGGTTGGGTTCAGGAACTGGCGGCCGTTCGAGCGCCAAGGGTTTGCGGGGCGCTGGCTTTGGTGTTCGCTGGAACTCTGGTTCTCCTGGCGGGTCTGCGGCTTATTCAAAGACTCTATTCCTGGTTTTTAGCGTTCTCTCGCCCGACGCGGGTGGCCATCGGCGTTCTGGGGAGCGCCTTGGTCCTTTTCGGAGCGGGCCTGCGGTTCGTTGTCTGGACCCAGACGGGCCGGAACGCGGGACCGAACCTCCTCTTGATTTCGGTGGACGGTCTGCGGGCCGAAAGCCTAAAAGCGCCAGACGGGCCCGATCCCTCTCCTCTCGGCCGGATGGTCCGTTCCGCCCGGGTGTTGACGCGCACCGTCCCTCCCTCCACCGACCTGGTCCCCTCCCTCGCCACAGTTTTAACGGGAAGGTCCCCTTTAACCCACGGTCTCCGCCATGATTTCCCCGCCGCCCAGGACGTTGCTGGTCCTCTGGGAAGCTTGCCGGCTTTCCTGAGGGAGAACGGATGGTGGACGGAGTTTCGGGCGGATGGCCCCTGCGGTTTTCTGGGACGCATGGCGGAGGAATTCGATAACGCCCGGGTTCCGGCCAGCGGTCTTTGGCCTCGCTTGGCGGGACGATGGGTGGAACGGTCTCCCCATCTCCTGCCGTACCTCTCCGGGCGCCTCGGACGGAGGTTCCCGTTTCTGCTCGGATCGCCCCTGTTCGCAGATTCCGATCTTTTGTCGGAGGAGGTGGGCGGCGTCATTGAATCCTTGGCCTCGAAGAAAAAATTTTTCCTCTGGGTTCATTTTTCTTCGCCGGGCCCGTTGACCGCGGTGGTCTCCCCTCGCGCCGCCTTTCGTTTGAGACCGGGGGTCCCTGGTTTCTTTCGTCGTCCAGGGGACGGGCGCTTGGATCGTCCTTTAACGGAAGCCGAATGGAAAACCGTTCGACGTCTCTACGAGGCGAACGTGGCGGTTCTCGATGAATCCATCGCGCGGCTCCTCCAATCGTTGGCAGACCGCCGTTTGGATCAAACCACGGCGGTCATCCTTTGGTCGGCCCGCGCCCTGCCCCTGACGGCAGCGGAAGAGGCCGACGCTTGGTCGTTGAAAGGGCCGGCGCTGTTCGGCGCTCCCTTCCTGGCGGAGGACACCGCCCTCCGTCGAGGCGGTCGCCGAACCGTCCGTCTTGGCCGGGCCGTGGATGTGGCTCCCACGGCGGCGTTCCTTTTGGATTTGCCCGCTCCGTCGGGATGGGAAGGCATTCCCCTCCTCCGGGGCCTTCCGGCGGGGGAGCCGGGCATTGTCTACGCGGAAACGCCGACCCCCTTTCTCGCTTCCGCTCTTTCAACGCCCACTCGACCGGACACCTTTCCGCCGCCATTGGTGGATCTGTTGGTGGAAGACCGGGAGGCTCCGGGACATCTGCGGCTGGACCCCGCCTGGGAAGACGGGGCGCTGGTTTTTCGCGATCGGCTGATGCAAATGGGAGACGAACGGATTCTTTATCACCCCGGTCCGAACCGCGTGTCTTTTGAATATTTCCAGTTGAACCTTGACCCAGAAGCGCGCCGGAATCTGGCCGGGACGCCGCTCGGGCGGGCTCGCGTTCGAGAACTCCGGGAAGTTTTGTTCCGTCATCTGAACCGGGAGTCCGGGTGGCGCCCCCAAAACGATTACTGGATTCCCGAAGCCTTTTTGCGTGAACGAAGGGAGGCCGTCGATGAAGAACGCTGA
- a CDS encoding sulfatase-like hydrolase/transferase, with amino-acid sequence MHVSPLKRGFWFAALAALLAAGGGLFYFLTVVLVDDRRRLSPSGEEPNSTRREVRLDWTNPSPPYRSAAGRPAWEGLSALRTKHPEAHFKWAAGKPGVVRVTLSDVSGRTCLEALPAEDGGFYEWSGVLPVAASLDFRAGILSGGPGFHFLVERMDERGDPQRLFSETVLPRRHQELHAWTARLPRRWREAISGAEHPDERWIPFRVDVSAWAGRPARIRLRVEIVRGSSPSGSALALWGAPALWSPAATPPPFRSRQNRLPPGSNIVLAALEKGPGDGIGLEESSSLVPPRLRELIRESVAFSRFYTTDTRTPRALAHLFHSRRESPDPLVVPLKESAWPRALAALGYRTLAVGPFDEATVALLAEAGFSEIHAVPHDGYDPLLASNRALAWARDGGRRGPVLVFVLFRDPPRHRWSPARFWALSFQRWPWSRSRWVLWRESTDAAYLDDTLGRLAEKLRTDRAPPVLALVSLRGSAAVENPVRWPPTGRRGTLFWNETGLGLREREIRTVFVLRHPALNGPVVVTLPAQLVDVGPTILSALGVPLPAGDGRACDLGGGPWLEEANARVAIRAPRAKALIIDGRFKYIRHAPPEPRRVRTAWLCSSSVRTDWPAEEIFDLWTDPGEHRNLARSRRDLLARLRSVMEEADPDPVEVRLGFRNPQGARLAGVVTCSAGRIDAVEGTVPIVRRGAYEWSFAVSSTSGTVRFRTWPPESSYMMHVVFDGRYLPVEQWRVSRLGLPLFESAGDEWHDQTKFGWMDGWAPPVAFSSAPIASLGRVSTWVDDGFAEKASAPPVLGTAEPDVLPMESPSVGAAEAAPPAVATSTPTVPLPRALAIESPVVLGSTRPASTIVPPVVSTGTVGGRP; translated from the coding sequence ATGCACGTCTCCCCGCTGAAGCGGGGGTTTTGGTTCGCGGCGCTGGCGGCTCTTCTGGCCGCGGGCGGGGGGCTCTTTTATTTTTTAACCGTGGTCTTGGTGGACGATCGCCGTCGACTTTCCCCGTCAGGCGAAGAACCGAACTCCACACGGCGGGAGGTCCGCCTGGATTGGACCAACCCGTCGCCGCCCTACCGTTCCGCGGCGGGGCGGCCGGCGTGGGAGGGGCTTTCGGCCCTGCGGACGAAGCATCCCGAAGCTCATTTTAAATGGGCGGCCGGAAAGCCGGGGGTGGTTCGGGTCACGCTCTCTGACGTGTCCGGTCGAACGTGCTTGGAGGCTTTGCCCGCCGAAGACGGCGGTTTTTACGAGTGGTCCGGCGTCCTTCCCGTCGCGGCTTCCCTTGATTTTCGGGCGGGAATTCTTTCCGGCGGTCCGGGGTTTCATTTCCTAGTGGAACGGATGGACGAGCGCGGAGATCCCCAACGCCTTTTCTCTGAAACGGTTCTTCCTCGCCGTCACCAAGAACTCCACGCATGGACGGCGCGCCTTCCCCGTCGATGGCGCGAAGCGATCTCCGGTGCCGAACACCCAGATGAACGTTGGATTCCATTCCGGGTGGACGTCTCCGCCTGGGCCGGTCGGCCGGCTCGAATCCGTCTCCGCGTCGAGATCGTACGAGGTTCATCCCCCTCCGGCTCGGCGTTGGCTTTGTGGGGCGCCCCCGCGCTTTGGTCCCCGGCCGCGACGCCGCCTCCTTTCCGATCACGCCAGAACCGTCTTCCGCCCGGAAGCAACATCGTGTTGGCCGCGCTGGAAAAAGGTCCGGGAGACGGGATCGGATTGGAGGAGTCCTCCAGCCTCGTCCCTCCCCGGCTCCGGGAACTGATCCGGGAATCCGTGGCGTTCAGCCGCTTTTACACGACGGATACCCGGACGCCCCGCGCCCTGGCCCACCTTTTCCACTCTCGGCGCGAATCCCCCGATCCCCTGGTTGTTCCGTTGAAGGAGTCCGCTTGGCCGCGCGCCTTGGCCGCTCTCGGTTACCGCACGCTGGCGGTGGGCCCTTTCGATGAAGCGACCGTGGCTCTCCTGGCCGAGGCGGGGTTCAGCGAGATTCACGCGGTGCCCCACGACGGCTACGATCCCCTCCTCGCCTCGAACCGAGCCTTGGCTTGGGCGCGGGATGGGGGAAGGCGAGGCCCCGTCTTGGTGTTTGTCTTGTTTCGGGATCCGCCTCGTCACCGTTGGTCTCCCGCGCGGTTCTGGGCGCTTTCGTTCCAGCGATGGCCCTGGTCTCGATCTCGTTGGGTTCTATGGCGGGAATCGACGGACGCCGCCTATCTGGACGACACGCTGGGCCGTCTGGCCGAAAAGCTCCGCACCGATCGGGCCCCTCCGGTCCTGGCTTTGGTTTCCCTCCGCGGATCCGCCGCGGTGGAAAATCCCGTGCGCTGGCCCCCCACCGGGAGGCGAGGAACCCTGTTTTGGAACGAAACGGGCCTTGGGTTGCGGGAAAGGGAAATCCGAACGGTTTTCGTTCTTCGCCATCCCGCTCTGAACGGCCCGGTCGTGGTGACCCTTCCAGCCCAGCTGGTGGATGTCGGTCCGACGATCCTAAGCGCCCTGGGCGTTCCCCTGCCGGCCGGCGACGGGCGAGCGTGCGATCTAGGGGGCGGTCCTTGGCTGGAAGAGGCCAACGCCCGCGTGGCGATTCGCGCCCCGCGGGCCAAGGCGCTCATTATTGACGGAAGGTTTAAGTATATCCGCCATGCGCCCCCCGAACCTCGCCGCGTCCGGACGGCGTGGTTGTGTTCCTCTTCCGTCAGGACCGACTGGCCCGCCGAGGAAATTTTTGACCTTTGGACCGACCCGGGAGAGCACCGAAACTTAGCGCGTTCGCGTCGGGATCTGTTGGCGCGTCTGCGATCCGTGATGGAGGAGGCGGACCCTGATCCCGTGGAGGTTCGGTTGGGTTTTAGGAACCCCCAGGGCGCGCGACTGGCCGGCGTCGTGACTTGTTCCGCCGGTCGGATCGATGCGGTCGAGGGAACGGTGCCGATCGTTCGCCGGGGGGCCTACGAATGGTCCTTCGCTGTTTCCTCGACGTCCGGAACGGTGCGGTTCCGCACCTGGCCTCCGGAATCCTCTTACATGATGCACGTGGTCTTTGATGGCCGCTACCTTCCGGTGGAGCAATGGCGGGTGTCGCGGCTGGGTTTGCCGCTTTTTGAATCGGCGGGAGATGAGTGGCACGATCAGACAAAGTTCGGGTGGATGGACGGATGGGCTCCGCCCGTCGCTTTTTCTTCCGCTCCGATCGCGTCCCTGGGCCGTGTTTCGACCTGGGTGGACGACGGGTTTGCGGAGAAGGCCTCGGCTCCCCCGGTCCTCGGCACGGCGGAGCCGGACGTCTTGCCCATGGAAAGTCCTTCCGTCGGCGCGGCCGAGGCCGCGCCCCCCGCCGTTGCAACATCGACGCCGACCGTCCCCCTTCCCCGGGCATTGGCGATAGAGAGTCCGGTGGTTCTGGGGTCCACCCGGCCCGCTTCGACCATTGTTCCTCCCGTGGTTTCCACGGGGACGGTGGGAGGGCGGCCATGA
- a CDS encoding YajQ family cyclic di-GMP-binding protein yields MAEEFSFDVVSKVDLQAVDNAVNSALREITTRFDFKGSVSRLELDKKGGTLTLFSDNDGKLKSVLDILQNRLVKQGVSLKALDFGSVDPAEGGTVRQTAKIVQGVASEKAKEMVRAIKDAKLKVTSSIQGDQLRVTGKSKDALQEAMALLRGKDFGLALQFVNFR; encoded by the coding sequence ATGGCGGAAGAATTCTCCTTCGATGTCGTCAGTAAAGTGGACCTGCAGGCCGTGGACAACGCCGTGAATTCGGCGCTCCGCGAAATAACCACCCGGTTCGATTTCAAGGGCAGCGTGAGCCGTCTGGAATTGGACAAAAAAGGCGGTACGCTCACGCTTTTTTCCGATAACGATGGGAAACTGAAGAGCGTGTTGGACATCCTCCAAAACCGCCTGGTCAAGCAAGGGGTGTCGCTGAAAGCGCTGGACTTTGGTTCCGTGGACCCGGCGGAAGGGGGGACTGTCCGACAAACGGCAAAAATCGTCCAGGGCGTCGCCTCCGAGAAAGCCAAGGAAATGGTCCGAGCGATCAAGGACGCAAAACTGAAGGTGACTTCCTCCATTCAGGGGGACCAACTTCGGGTGACCGGGAAGTCCAAGGACGCCTTGCAAGAGGCCATGGCCCTCCTCCGGGGAAAGGACTTCGGTTTGGCGCTTCAGTTCGTGAATTTCCGTTAA
- a CDS encoding DMT family transporter, whose protein sequence is MTPFSLALVAAFIWGFSSFIEKWGLRNTDPTAGVLARTLGVCIGCVAFLLLSPGLPGRFLSMDGRAKMALMGGGVLASVVAQVFFYRALKAGDVGRVAAVGGSWPVVALVFSVLFFHEPLTRSKVFGVIFVALGVALLK, encoded by the coding sequence ATGACTCCCTTTTCCCTGGCGTTGGTGGCGGCGTTCATCTGGGGTTTCTCCTCTTTCATTGAAAAATGGGGGTTGAGAAACACCGACCCCACGGCGGGCGTTTTGGCCCGCACCCTCGGCGTTTGTATCGGGTGTGTGGCTTTCCTCCTTCTATCGCCCGGGCTTCCTGGCCGGTTCCTTTCCATGGACGGGCGGGCCAAGATGGCTCTCATGGGCGGGGGGGTCTTGGCGAGCGTCGTGGCTCAGGTTTTCTTCTACCGGGCGCTCAAGGCGGGGGACGTGGGCCGCGTGGCGGCGGTCGGAGGGTCCTGGCCCGTGGTCGCCTTGGTCTTCAGTGTTTTGTTTTTCCATGAACCGCTCACGCGGAGCAAGGTGTTCGGCGTGATCTTCGTGGCCTTGGGCGTGGCGCTTTTGAAGTAA
- a CDS encoding translation initiation factor: MPKPPVSLRYEKAGRGGKAVTILAGLRLHPEGKTALLAELKKRLGAGGTVKNGVLELQGDQRERLPPLLATLGFHVNGDR, from the coding sequence ATGCCCAAGCCCCCCGTTTCCCTGCGTTATGAAAAAGCCGGCCGCGGGGGAAAAGCCGTAACGATCCTGGCGGGATTGCGCCTTCACCCGGAAGGCAAAACGGCGCTTCTCGCCGAACTTAAGAAACGGCTGGGGGCGGGTGGCACCGTTAAAAACGGCGTTTTGGAACTGCAAGGCGACCAACGCGAACGCCTTCCCCCCCTGCTGGCCACCCTCGGCTTCCACGTCAACGGCGACCGTTGA
- a CDS encoding helix-turn-helix domain-containing protein, with protein sequence MAQDGGQLAKEVMDIRELAAYLGIGKSKIYGLIRQRKIPASRIGRQYRFSKEVIDSWLRESLITQPEEPQGRLFEGRV encoded by the coding sequence ATGGCACAGGATGGCGGGCAGTTGGCTAAAGAGGTCATGGACATCCGGGAACTGGCCGCCTATTTAGGTATTGGGAAATCTAAAATTTACGGTCTCATTCGCCAGCGAAAAATCCCCGCTTCCCGCATCGGACGGCAATACCGCTTTTCCAAAGAGGTCATCGATTCCTGGCTTCGCGAGAGCCTGATCACCCAGCCGGAAGAACCCCAGGGCCGGCTTTTCGAGGGTCGGGTTTAG
- a CDS encoding carbohydrate ABC transporter permease has product MTPRARRLLADTLSSAGVHFLLALTATATLLPFFWMLSTSFKSGGGLFTYPPTWIPTEPTFQWYVQLIKEVNFLLHFRNSVMVSVCVTALSLFINSMAGYAFAKHRFRHRDRLFSLLLATMMVPGQLTMIPVFLLLKKMGLLNSYLGLIVPVCANVFGIFLIRQFMMSVPNDLIESARIDGCSEFRIYWSVVLPLCRPVLATLGIFTFMGSWNDFLWPLIVMVREDGYTLPVALANLNGQHPTDFGLLMAAAVVVVLPVIAVFIAAQKYVIQGIATTGLKE; this is encoded by the coding sequence ATGACGCCGCGCGCCAGGCGGCTTCTGGCCGACACGCTTTCCTCCGCCGGAGTGCATTTCCTGCTTGCTTTGACGGCGACGGCGACGCTCCTTCCGTTCTTTTGGATGTTGTCGACCTCCTTTAAATCGGGCGGGGGCCTGTTCACCTATCCGCCCACTTGGATTCCGACAGAGCCCACGTTCCAGTGGTACGTTCAACTGATTAAAGAAGTGAATTTCCTCCTGCACTTCCGCAATAGCGTCATGGTATCGGTGTGCGTCACGGCGCTTTCTCTCTTCATTAACTCCATGGCCGGCTACGCCTTCGCTAAACACCGTTTCCGGCACCGGGACCGCCTGTTCAGTTTGCTCCTCGCGACCATGATGGTTCCAGGCCAACTCACCATGATCCCCGTCTTTTTGCTCCTCAAAAAGATGGGCCTCTTGAACAGCTACCTGGGGCTCATCGTCCCCGTTTGCGCCAACGTGTTCGGGATTTTTCTCATCCGGCAGTTCATGATGTCGGTCCCGAACGACCTGATCGAGTCGGCCCGCATCGACGGTTGTTCGGAGTTCCGGATCTATTGGAGCGTGGTCCTGCCCCTCTGCCGGCCGGTCCTGGCGACGCTCGGGATATTCACGTTCATGGGGTCGTGGAACGATTTCCTCTGGCCGTTGATCGTGATGGTGCGGGAGGACGGCTACACCCTGCCGGTGGCCCTCGCCAACTTGAACGGCCAACACCCGACCGACTTCGGCCTGCTCATGGCGGCGGCGGTGGTGGTGGTCCTGCCTGTGATCGCGGTGTTCATCGCGGCGCAAAAATACGTGATCCAGGGCATTGCCACAACGGGCCTGAAAGAGTAG
- a CDS encoding extracellular solute-binding protein, which produces MSRRFPLAVLGAVALFSARVSAGEKALVVWAMGEEGKKIAEVARRFERENPGLQVETQAIPWEAAHAKLLTAVVGGIPPDVSQVGTTWMAEFAAMGALEPLDDRAAASPNAKPDAFFPGSIRTCQVDGVLYGVPWYVDTRVLFYRTDLLASVGFLAAPKTWEELKEAAARLAARKTADGKKVYGISLGSRAWTDLLTAVWQNGGDPLKPSEPGFYSAMNYYRSFFREGLTPTKEGADVDIFHAFRTGYLPMFISGPWMVELARKELPELNGKWGVALLPGKKTRTSFVGGSNLVVFRESKKKDLAFRFIEYMSDPRTQVQWMRDTTDLPSVKAAWQDPFFADKPMIQVFGQQMFDTASPPTVPEWEQIASAIDDTMEKVVLDPAMTEDQVNLALHELETVIVKLRVSRAYRPGTWKTFFWWALGAGALALLGLWAKSFWNLRLRNGHGPEVPPFRWREFFQRDLVGVFFVLPAVALLGIFLFFPIAVSFVMSLTDLNIFSINAWHRTQFIGIENYAKIIQDPVFWRALWNTLYFAGVGVPLTIAVSLLAAVALNQKFVKGKSFFRMSLFAPVVTTIVAVAVVWRWLYNPEYGVFNWFLQSGLGLKKIFWLSDPRTSLPSLILMAIWKNFGYNMVIFLAGLQTIPESQYEAARIDGASPWQCFRYITVPGLAPTLLFVLIMTTIGYLQFFAEPYVMTKGGPLDSTTSIVLYMYTQGFRFFNLGYASAVSYALFGLIFVFTFVQMRLKKSGFEAIV; this is translated from the coding sequence ATGTCCCGGCGTTTCCCGTTGGCCGTTCTCGGTGCCGTCGCCCTTTTCTCGGCGCGGGTATCCGCGGGGGAAAAAGCTCTGGTGGTTTGGGCCATGGGCGAGGAAGGCAAAAAGATCGCGGAGGTGGCCCGGCGGTTTGAGCGGGAGAACCCGGGTCTTCAGGTGGAAACCCAGGCCATCCCCTGGGAGGCCGCCCACGCGAAACTCTTGACGGCCGTCGTCGGCGGGATTCCTCCGGACGTCAGCCAGGTGGGCACCACCTGGATGGCGGAGTTCGCCGCCATGGGCGCCCTGGAACCCTTGGACGATCGCGCGGCCGCCTCCCCCAACGCCAAACCCGACGCTTTTTTCCCCGGTTCCATTCGAACGTGTCAGGTGGACGGGGTGCTCTACGGCGTCCCTTGGTATGTGGATACGCGGGTCCTGTTTTATCGAACGGACCTTCTGGCCTCGGTGGGTTTTTTGGCCGCGCCCAAGACCTGGGAGGAATTGAAGGAAGCCGCCGCCCGGCTGGCCGCGCGGAAGACCGCCGATGGAAAGAAGGTCTACGGCATTTCGCTCGGGTCCCGCGCCTGGACGGATCTTCTCACGGCGGTTTGGCAGAACGGCGGCGATCCGCTGAAGCCGTCGGAGCCGGGGTTTTACAGCGCCATGAATTATTACCGGAGTTTCTTTCGGGAGGGACTGACCCCGACGAAAGAGGGCGCCGACGTGGATATTTTTCACGCGTTTCGCACGGGGTATCTCCCCATGTTCATCTCCGGGCCCTGGATGGTGGAACTGGCCCGGAAGGAACTCCCGGAACTGAACGGCAAATGGGGAGTGGCGCTTCTCCCAGGGAAAAAGACCCGGACGTCCTTTGTGGGCGGATCGAATTTGGTGGTCTTTAGGGAGTCAAAAAAGAAGGATCTGGCCTTCCGTTTCATCGAATACATGAGCGATCCCCGCACCCAGGTGCAATGGATGCGGGACACCACCGACCTCCCCTCGGTCAAAGCGGCTTGGCAAGACCCCTTCTTCGCCGACAAACCCATGATCCAGGTGTTCGGCCAGCAAATGTTCGACACCGCCAGCCCGCCCACGGTCCCCGAATGGGAACAAATCGCTAGCGCCATCGACGACACCATGGAGAAAGTCGTCCTCGACCCCGCCATGACGGAGGATCAAGTCAATTTGGCGCTCCACGAGTTGGAGACCGTGATCGTGAAACTGCGGGTTTCCCGGGCCTATCGACCGGGAACCTGGAAAACTTTTTTCTGGTGGGCGCTGGGCGCCGGCGCGCTGGCCCTCTTGGGGCTATGGGCGAAATCCTTTTGGAACCTGCGGCTTCGGAACGGTCACGGTCCGGAGGTTCCCCCTTTCCGTTGGCGGGAATTTTTTCAGCGGGACTTGGTGGGGGTATTCTTCGTGCTTCCCGCCGTGGCCCTCCTGGGCATTTTTCTGTTCTTCCCCATCGCGGTGTCTTTTGTCATGAGCCTGACGGACTTGAACATTTTCAGCATCAACGCCTGGCACCGGACGCAGTTCATCGGCATCGAGAACTACGCGAAGATCATTCAGGACCCCGTGTTTTGGCGGGCGCTGTGGAACACGCTCTATTTCGCGGGGGTCGGCGTTCCGCTCACCATCGCGGTTTCTCTCCTGGCCGCGGTGGCCTTGAACCAGAAGTTCGTCAAGGGAAAGTCCTTTTTTCGGATGTCGCTCTTCGCGCCGGTCGTTACGACGATCGTCGCGGTGGCCGTGGTCTGGCGCTGGCTCTACAACCCGGAGTACGGCGTTTTCAACTGGTTCCTCCAATCGGGGCTGGGGCTGAAGAAAATTTTTTGGCTTTCGGACCCGCGCACGTCCTTGCCCTCCCTCATCCTCATGGCGATTTGGAAAAACTTCGGCTACAACATGGTGATCTTCCTGGCGGGACTCCAGACCATCCCGGAAAGCCAGTATGAGGCCGCCCGGATTGATGGGGCGAGCCCCTGGCAATGTTTCCGCTACATCACGGTTCCGGGACTGGCGCCCACCCTGCTTTTCGTTCTGATCATGACGACCATCGGCTACCTCCAGTTCTTCGCCGAACCCTACGTCATGACCAAAGGCGGCCCCCTGGACTCCACCACCTCCATCGTGCTTTACATGTACACCCAGGGCTTCCGTTTCTTCAACTTGGGCTACGCCTCCGCCGTCAGCTACGCGCTGTTCGGGCTCATCTTCGTTTTCACTTTCGTCCAGATGCGGTTGAAGAAAAGCGGTTTCGAGGCGATCGTATGA